The following coding sequences are from one Dromaius novaehollandiae isolate bDroNov1 chromosome 24, bDroNov1.hap1, whole genome shotgun sequence window:
- the TNFRSF9 gene encoding tumor necrosis factor receptor superfamily member 9 has product MRAAAAAAAGGALPPLLALLALLRPGPAAAAPCAAACPAGTFVLSAGCGRGAGCRQCPPDTFSSAAGQSGCNLCRKCEGRFRYLRECSPKSDAECTCRDGYHCSGDGCSRCHRNCGVGEEYTGSGCQACRFGTFNDQPNGSCKNWTKCSATQVLEPGTTAKDVVCRHTSDSPALATTLATTSPAFPFSVTVPGKNLQMDIIRISLAVTGLLCILFLLPLCICFSIWQKKKLHAVFKKMHTTLEQSIQEDDACSCRFPEEEQGEYQDCGKSTEFRDPLVN; this is encoded by the exons ATgcgagcggcagcggcagcggcagcgggcggCGCGCTCCCgccgctgctggcgctgctggcgctgctgcgcccggggccggcggccgccgcgccgtgcgccgccgcctgcccggcgG GTACCTTCGTGCTGAGCGCGGgctgcgggcgcggcgcgggctgccGGCAGTGCCCGCCCGACACCTTCTCCAGCGCCGCGGGACAGAGCGGCTGTAACCTCTGCCGCAAGTGCGAAG GAAGATTCAGATATTTAAGAGAGTGTTCACCAAAAAGTGATGCCGAATGCACGTGCAGGGATGGGTATCACTGCAGCGGAgacggctgctcccgctgccacaGGAACTGCGGCGTGGGCGAGGAGTACACAGGGAGCG GTTGCCAAGCTTGCCGCTTTGGAACTTTTAATGATCAACCCAATGGCTCCTGTAAAAACTGGACAAA atgcTCTGCAACTCAGGTCCTGGAGCCTGGAACTACAGCAAAAGATGTGGTTTGCAGACACACTTCAGATAGTCCTGCTTTAGCCACTACTCTAGCTACCACTTCTCCTGCCTTTCCATTTTCTGTCACTGTGCCAG GGAAGAACCTCCAGATGGACATCATCAGAATCTCTCTTGCTGTAACTGGGCTGTTGTGCATACTGTTTCTGCTACCTTTGTGCATATGCTTCAGCATCTGGCAGAAAAAGAAACTACATGCTGTCTTCAAGAAAA TGCATACCACACTTGAACAGTCAATTCAGGAAGATGACGCCTGCAGCTGCCGCTTTCCTGAGGAAGAACAAGGTGAATATCAGGACTGTGGCAAATCCACGGAATTCAGAGATCCTTTAGTGAATTAG
- the UTS2 gene encoding urotensin-2 yields MHKLVFCCLIIISFSCPLLSVPIINASEMSYQLSADEDSRLNLERLGSLGSTSLLRFLPGLPGTSTGDDKAGISPSSYNPRENIKEIFYGSHPRIALLGRLLTKDRKQYKKRGNLSECFWKYCV; encoded by the exons ATGCACAAGCTGGTATTCTGCTGTCTCATTATCATCAGCTTCTCCTGTCCTCTCTTGTCTGTCCCCATCATCAATGCCAGTGAGATGTCTTATCAGCTCTCAG CCGATGAAGATTCCAGATTGAATCTGGAGAGGTTGGGCAGCCTGGGAAGCACTTCCCTGCTTCGGTTCCTGCCAGGGCTCCCAGGCACATCAACTGGAGACGACAAAGCAG GTATTAGCCCCAGCAGCTACAACCCAAGGGAAAATATCAAAGAG ATTTTCTACGGAAGTCACCCTCGAATTGCTTTGCTGGGCCGCTTGTTGACCAAGGACAGGAAACAGTATAAGAAACGTGGGAATCTTTCTGAATGCTTCTGGAAATATTGCGTGTAA